One Gadus chalcogrammus isolate NIFS_2021 chromosome 4, NIFS_Gcha_1.0, whole genome shotgun sequence DNA segment encodes these proteins:
- the LOC130380472 gene encoding zinc finger protein 431-like: MSSHSGELRILSVYGQGEGPLAVAGWWKVSPNNANMIVHMRTRPDEKPYGCDQCTKSFSLSEHLKGHMKTHTGEKPYSCDHFKKRFARHGDLNVHMRTHSGEKPYRCDQCPKRFSQTSHLKSHMMTHSGEMPYKCDQCTKRFSWTSSLKTHMRTHSGEMPYKCDQCTKRFSHGGNLKKHLRTHTGEKPYKCDQCTKRFSVKGNLKIHKRTHSG, encoded by the coding sequence atgtcaagtcacagcggggagctgcggatcctgagcgtttacggacaaggggagggcccactggcggtggctGGTTGGTGGAAGGTTTctcccaacaatgccaatatgatcgtACACATGAGGACCCGACCAGACGAGAAGCCGTacgggtgtgaccaatgcacgaagagcttCAGTCTAAGTGAACACCTGAAGggccacatgaagactcacaccggggagaaaccctacagctgtgaccaTTTCAAAAAGCGCTTCGCTCGGCATGGCGACCTGaacgtccacatgaggactcactccggcgagaagccctacaggtgtgaccaatgcccgaagcgcttcagtcaaacaagccacctgaagagccacatgatgactcactccggcgagatgccctacaagtgtgaccaatgcacgaagcgcttcagttgGACAAGCAGCCTGAAgacccacatgaggactcactccggcgagatgccctacaagtgtgaccaatgcacgaagcgcttcagtcatgGCGGCAACCTGAAGAAGcacctgaggactcacaccggcgagaagccctacaagtgtgaccaatgcacgaagcgcttcagtgtgaaaggcaacctgaagatccacaagaggactcactccggttag